One Sulfuricurvum sp. DNA window includes the following coding sequences:
- a CDS encoding response regulator transcription factor has product MMQSDLQMLREKSVLYAEDDTITRIQMTEILEMLFAKVYVASDGEEAYYLYEDTSPDILITDIKMPKKDGLSLIRRIRQHNYKLPIILMTSFAEQELLLSAANLSIDGYLVKPVELEKLTSTITKAIQRTYKDEGLIVLSNHLYYNFATKELYQNGKVVVLGIKEQELLLLLLKDRYKTITKDEIGKALWPFDPMCDSAIKNIILRLRKKLGADIIVSVRGIGYRLYNSEVLS; this is encoded by the coding sequence ATGATGCAATCTGATCTACAAATGCTCAGAGAAAAAAGTGTCCTTTATGCTGAAGATGATACGATCACTCGTATTCAAATGACAGAAATATTAGAGATGCTATTTGCCAAAGTATATGTCGCCAGTGATGGAGAAGAAGCTTACTATCTTTATGAAGATACATCCCCGGATATACTCATCACTGATATTAAAATGCCGAAAAAAGATGGATTAAGCCTTATTCGAAGAATACGTCAACATAATTATAAACTTCCCATTATTTTGATGACCAGTTTTGCCGAGCAAGAGTTACTTTTGAGTGCGGCAAATCTTTCGATTGATGGTTATCTTGTTAAACCGGTAGAGCTTGAAAAGCTTACGTCGACAATTACCAAAGCGATTCAGCGTACTTATAAAGATGAAGGGCTTATAGTGTTAAGTAACCATCTTTATTATAACTTTGCCACAAAAGAGCTCTATCAGAATGGGAAAGTTGTCGTTTTGGGAATAAAAGAGCAAGAGCTATTGTTGTTACTTTTAAAGGACCGTTATAAAACAATTACTAAAGACGAGATAGGAAAAGCCCTTTGGCCGTTTGACCCAATGTGTGATTCAGCTATAAAAAATATTATTTTGAGATTACGTAAAAAACTAGGCGCAGATATTATTGTTTCTGTTCGCGGAATAGGGTACAGACTTTATAATAGTGAAGTTTTGAGCTAA
- a CDS encoding PAS domain S-box protein, with translation MLLLILLGLTSSLVVILSYKLIVLQKEHHRLLQDTKEDEKVLFLKSRYTSMGETLGNIAHQWKQPLNAIGTIQNGIKAALIFQGEISKEKLLNSVETSFKLLQHLAETIDTFYSFLAQRGDDKMSFIISEELEKVRKITEYSFKNSNIVLKFELEVNPTIRGNANEFTHAILNLILNAKDAFDDEKIVNPTISVQVLEKEKTSIIIVSDNAGGIRIKPIDMVFDLHITTKESGSGLGLFMTKNIIENRFGGKITVKNKKRGACFTIELPYEEYSEHHNNIITVDEQLTLERINQLSHKIIELEEVEKALKKWADIFKQAHWAIAIHVGTSNTFELTNAAFQKLYGYTAAEFKTLSVSELFTPESLPMFENLQKEAFVKGYITFEAVHKRKDGSTFPVSVELIIIKDEEGEILYHMENIWDLSEKKAAERDLLLINKAFNNTNEATYIMIRDRFIQVNDGACKMLGYSHQEFAVMTLSDIDSDVTEEHINAIKDNVEQHITYRVERQHRTKDGRILDVEIVASFFEHDGVTYSFAATRDITKQKKAREELLLKEFALNTINEAVYLIDENSMFHYVNEGACSALGYTKEELFSMSVSDIDPNVSTAFWKEHWKDIKRLGTTLTPTQHKRKDGSIYPIEVSSNYFEYNGTEYSLAVARDITERKLLEQQKDNERMRLFFERQLVGMAIVSSDKKWLQTNQKLQEMLGYTHEELDGHTCVELTYPDDIVADLELFGQLLKGEIDDYMLEKRFYRKDGTIVYTKLAVSCVRNDDRSVNYVLVLLEDITEQKHTHKSLVARERELRALADSSPGMMGAFHLRSDGSFSMPYVSPNIIELFGLNPHDVREDATLLMALNHPEDTERIHTSILESAQSMSIWHEEYRIIHPTRGIRWMESHTKPELHPEGGIIWYGYVHDITERKKLEALLEKERKFLIDAQRVSHTGSWYLDIRNDILTWSDETYRIFEFDKEHIDDLHKAFYECVHPEDREMVQAPYLESLNTKLPYKIEHRIVMRDGRIKYVIESCEHVYDHDGIQLYSIGTVQDITVRKQLEEKLSDSYAFLNQLIDSVPDSIFVKNKEHIWVLLNKAFCELIGQSRELLIGKSDYDFFPKEEADVFWEKDELVFQSGESNHNEESFTATDGTTHHIETVKSMFVGRDGKEYLIGTIRNITERKQIEDKLQSNRNLLHAILESSPDVITFALDTHYRYIAFDSKHAYVIRTMFGKEIAIDMDMFDVIGSNADSDVAKRSFDRALAGESFIAEEEYGDEGLSRHYWQIYYAPIYSESNEIIGLTCFNMDITKRKQAEKTIQELNASLENNVQIRTAQLQNVLMTMQYEIDERKKIEHILREREETFRAIVENSPDVISRYDLQMCRTYVNPMMQYLLGKPLEEILGKTPHKFSPLPDIEKFEQLFNMVVRTGTEIEYEGEYLTTWGEKRWGNQRIIPEFDNDHNVISVMVIGRDITVRIEAEKRLKLLEIALNNANDAIYVIDDNSSIIYANDASCTMLGYTKDELLSMKIYEVDVYLSKEQLSVIESSVDREKTVTFETKHKTKEDCIIDVLVTMTYFEYENIRYGVSLTKSIH, from the coding sequence ATGTTGCTTCTAATCTTATTAGGGCTGACATCATCTTTGGTTGTTATCCTTAGCTATAAGCTAATAGTACTTCAAAAAGAGCATCATCGACTGTTGCAAGATACGAAAGAAGATGAAAAAGTTCTTTTTTTAAAATCGCGCTATACCTCGATGGGAGAGACGCTTGGAAATATCGCTCATCAGTGGAAGCAACCGTTAAATGCTATCGGAACGATTCAAAACGGAATTAAAGCTGCGCTCATTTTTCAGGGGGAAATTTCTAAAGAGAAACTTTTAAACTCTGTCGAAACCAGTTTTAAACTTCTTCAGCATTTAGCAGAAACAATCGATACTTTTTACAGTTTTTTAGCCCAGAGAGGGGATGATAAGATGAGTTTTATCATCTCTGAAGAGCTCGAAAAGGTACGAAAAATTACCGAATATTCGTTTAAAAATAGTAATATCGTACTGAAGTTTGAATTGGAAGTTAACCCAACTATTCGGGGAAATGCCAACGAATTCACCCACGCGATTCTGAACCTAATTCTCAATGCTAAAGATGCTTTTGATGATGAAAAAATTGTAAATCCTACGATTAGTGTTCAGGTATTAGAGAAGGAAAAAACATCTATTATTATCGTGTCCGATAATGCTGGAGGAATCCGTATCAAGCCGATTGATATGGTTTTTGATCTTCATATTACGACCAAAGAGAGCGGTTCAGGATTGGGGCTCTTTATGACAAAAAATATCATCGAGAATCGTTTCGGTGGGAAGATAACAGTTAAAAATAAAAAGAGAGGCGCATGTTTTACAATAGAACTCCCCTATGAAGAATATAGTGAGCACCATAATAATATCATTACTGTCGATGAGCAATTAACCTTAGAGCGGATCAATCAACTCTCCCATAAAATCATCGAACTCGAAGAGGTTGAAAAAGCCCTCAAAAAATGGGCAGATATCTTCAAACAAGCGCACTGGGCCATAGCTATTCATGTAGGGACTAGTAATACATTCGAGCTAACAAATGCTGCATTTCAAAAACTATACGGATACACTGCTGCTGAATTTAAAACGTTGAGTGTCTCTGAACTTTTTACCCCTGAGTCGCTTCCAATGTTCGAAAATCTTCAAAAAGAGGCATTTGTAAAAGGGTATATTACTTTTGAAGCGGTACATAAACGCAAAGATGGTTCTACGTTTCCCGTATCAGTTGAGCTTATTATTATCAAAGACGAAGAGGGGGAAATCCTCTACCATATGGAAAATATATGGGATTTGAGTGAGAAAAAAGCGGCTGAAAGAGATCTTTTACTCATTAACAAAGCCTTTAACAATACGAATGAAGCGACCTATATCATGATAAGGGATCGCTTTATTCAGGTTAACGACGGGGCATGTAAGATGTTAGGGTATAGTCATCAGGAATTTGCAGTAATGACCCTTTCAGATATCGATTCTGACGTAACGGAAGAACATATCAACGCCATTAAAGATAATGTTGAACAGCATATAACTTATCGAGTGGAGAGGCAACATCGTACAAAAGATGGGCGAATATTGGATGTAGAAATTGTTGCTAGCTTCTTCGAGCACGATGGCGTGACGTATTCATTTGCCGCTACTAGGGACATTACAAAACAGAAAAAAGCGCGGGAAGAGCTTCTCCTCAAAGAGTTTGCCCTTAATACTATCAACGAAGCGGTATATCTGATTGATGAAAATTCCATGTTCCACTATGTCAATGAGGGAGCTTGTAGTGCTTTAGGCTATACCAAAGAGGAACTTTTTTCTATGAGTGTTAGCGATATTGATCCTAATGTATCTACTGCATTTTGGAAAGAGCATTGGAAAGATATTAAAAGGCTTGGAACAACACTTACACCGACACAACATAAAAGAAAAGATGGTAGTATCTATCCCATCGAGGTAAGTTCAAATTACTTTGAATATAATGGGACCGAATACAGCCTTGCTGTCGCACGAGACATTACTGAACGCAAGCTTCTTGAACAGCAAAAAGATAATGAGCGTATGCGTCTTTTCTTTGAGCGACAACTTGTTGGTATGGCGATTGTCTCATCGGATAAAAAATGGTTACAAACAAATCAAAAGCTACAAGAGATGCTTGGCTATACACATGAAGAGCTCGATGGGCACACCTGTGTTGAGTTAACGTATCCTGATGATATTGTTGCTGATTTGGAACTTTTTGGGCAACTATTAAAGGGTGAAATTGATGATTATATGCTCGAAAAACGTTTCTATCGTAAAGATGGAACTATCGTGTATACAAAACTTGCCGTAAGTTGTGTTCGAAATGATGATCGCAGTGTCAACTATGTGCTTGTTCTTCTTGAAGATATTACGGAGCAAAAACATACACACAAATCATTGGTTGCTAGAGAACGAGAACTTCGAGCTTTAGCTGATTCATCACCTGGAATGATGGGCGCATTTCATCTCCGTTCTGACGGTTCATTTAGTATGCCATATGTTTCCCCTAATATTATAGAACTTTTTGGATTAAACCCTCACGATGTGAGAGAAGATGCGACACTCCTAATGGCTCTAAATCATCCAGAGGATACCGAACGAATACATACATCAATCCTTGAATCAGCTCAGTCAATGAGTATTTGGCATGAAGAATACCGCATTATTCATCCAACTAGAGGGATCCGATGGATGGAGAGTCATACAAAACCAGAATTGCATCCAGAAGGTGGAATTATTTGGTATGGGTACGTACACGATATTACTGAACGCAAAAAGTTGGAAGCCTTACTAGAAAAAGAGCGTAAATTTCTCATCGATGCTCAACGTGTCTCTCATACGGGTAGCTGGTATTTGGATATACGTAATGATATCCTCACATGGTCGGATGAAACCTATAGGATATTTGAGTTTGATAAAGAGCATATAGATGATCTCCATAAAGCTTTCTACGAGTGCGTTCATCCTGAGGATCGGGAGATGGTACAAGCACCGTATTTAGAATCCTTGAATACGAAGCTCCCCTACAAGATAGAGCACCGGATTGTTATGCGTGACGGTAGAATTAAATATGTTATCGAGAGCTGTGAACATGTATATGACCATGATGGCATACAGCTGTATTCGATAGGGACGGTGCAAGACATCACAGTACGCAAACAGTTGGAAGAAAAACTATCTGATTCGTATGCATTTCTAAATCAATTAATCGACTCCGTTCCCGATTCTATTTTTGTCAAAAATAAAGAACATATTTGGGTATTGTTAAATAAAGCTTTTTGTGAATTAATCGGTCAATCGCGGGAATTGTTAATTGGAAAATCCGATTATGATTTTTTCCCGAAAGAAGAAGCTGATGTTTTTTGGGAAAAAGACGAGCTTGTTTTTCAATCAGGCGAAAGCAATCACAACGAAGAGTCCTTCACCGCCACTGATGGTACTACACACCATATTGAAACCGTCAAATCGATGTTTGTCGGCAGGGATGGAAAAGAGTATCTCATAGGGACTATCAGGAATATTACCGAACGCAAACAAATCGAAGACAAACTGCAATCAAATAGAAATCTCCTCCACGCTATCTTAGAGAGTTCTCCTGATGTGATCACTTTTGCTCTTGATACACACTATCGCTATATTGCCTTTGATTCCAAACATGCTTATGTAATACGTACGATGTTCGGCAAAGAGATCGCTATCGATATGGATATGTTTGACGTGATAGGTTCTAATGCTGATAGTGATGTTGCAAAACGAAGCTTTGATCGAGCATTAGCAGGAGAGAGTTTTATAGCTGAAGAGGAATACGGGGATGAAGGCCTCTCACGTCATTACTGGCAAATATATTACGCCCCTATCTACTCAGAGAGTAACGAGATTATTGGACTTACCTGTTTTAACATGGATATCACCAAACGAAAACAAGCAGAAAAGACTATTCAAGAACTTAATGCTTCACTGGAAAACAATGTCCAAATCCGGACCGCTCAGCTTCAAAATGTGCTTATGACTATGCAATATGAGATTGACGAACGAAAAAAAATAGAGCATATTTTAAGAGAAAGAGAAGAAACTTTTCGTGCTATTGTAGAGAATTCCCCAGATGTTATCAGCCGTTATGATTTACAAATGTGCCGTACCTATGTCAATCCGATGATGCAATATCTATTAGGGAAACCATTAGAGGAAATTTTAGGCAAAACTCCACATAAATTCTCCCCACTCCCTGATATAGAAAAGTTCGAACAGCTTTTTAACATGGTAGTTCGTACGGGAACTGAAATTGAATATGAAGGGGAGTACCTCACTACATGGGGTGAGAAACGTTGGGGAAATCAGCGGATTATTCCAGAATTTGATAATGACCACAATGTTATCAGTGTCATGGTGATTGGACGTGATATAACGGTCCGGATTGAAGCGGAAAAACGGCTTAAACTCCTTGAAATTGCACTCAACAATGCCAATGATGCTATTTACGTCATAGATGACAATAGTTCGATAATCTATGCCAATGATGCTTCATGTACAATGCTAGGCTATACAAAAGATGAGCTACTCTCTATGAAAATCTATGAGGTGGACGTTTATTTGTCCAAAGAACAATTAAGCGTTATTGAGAGTAGTGTTGATAGGGAAAAAACAGTAACATTCGAGACTAAGCACAAAACAAAAGAGGATTGTATTATTGATGTGCTGGTTACAATGACTTACTTTGAATATGAAAATATCCGTTATGGAGTATCTTTAACTAAAAGTATCCATTAG
- a CDS encoding GGDEF and EAL domain-containing protein yields MSVEEQNLEKLKYIFDNAKVGITICNAENNRLEMVNPAFAHIHGYEPHELIGTYSNEVFAPECMLRLNEFEHSLSCGINDIVFEATHIRKDGLPVYVSVHITVIKDESGSIKQRIVNLQDITERKQMEDEIKYNEARLKEAQKIAKIGSWEYLFPDLSLTFSDEMYRIFEIEQTVSHASYEEYINTIYPEDRKRLETIFDESVKNKVPYDIVHRLLMNDGRIKYVQERGKTIYDEDGNPIRSIGTVQDITEQKNIQKKIEHMAHHDALTGLPNLALAKMHTEKIIEKGKSLDNKVAILFIDLDGFKSINDSLGHSLGDLVLKMVASRLMEVTGINDILSRQGGDEFLLICSDIKDVGEVINISEKLLHVFEESFHVHNHFLSLSASVGISLYPDHGESFEVLLQSADTAMYKAKEQGKNGYCFYTQQMNHNMIGQFKLVNDLKTALKREEFILHYQPQIELSSKRIMGVEALIRWNHPQLGMISPMSFIPIAESSGQIVQIGQWVIEEACTQAALWHQNGIEISVAVNISAVQFRRGNLESVIIKALINSGLNPKFLELELTESIMMQDIESTLETVHNLKALGIQFSIDDFGTGYSSLAYLKRFAVDKLKIDQSFVRDIVQDQEDAAIVNTIIQMAKNLNLKTIAEGVEVKEVLDILERYGCDEVQGYYFAKPMDAKAFEEYVAQR; encoded by the coding sequence ATGTCTGTAGAAGAACAAAATTTAGAAAAATTAAAATATATTTTCGATAATGCTAAAGTAGGGATTACAATTTGCAATGCTGAGAATAATCGTTTAGAGATGGTGAATCCGGCATTTGCTCATATTCATGGCTATGAACCTCATGAGCTGATCGGGACCTATTCCAATGAAGTTTTTGCCCCTGAATGTATGTTACGATTAAATGAATTTGAGCACAGTTTATCATGTGGAATAAACGATATCGTATTTGAAGCTACCCATATACGTAAAGATGGCTTACCGGTATATGTTTCGGTTCATATTACGGTGATAAAAGATGAATCGGGGAGTATTAAACAACGAATTGTTAATCTTCAAGATATCACTGAACGTAAACAGATGGAAGATGAAATAAAATACAATGAAGCTCGTCTGAAAGAAGCCCAAAAAATTGCAAAAATTGGGAGTTGGGAATATTTGTTTCCTGATTTAAGTCTCACATTTTCAGATGAGATGTACCGTATTTTTGAGATAGAACAAACAGTATCACACGCGTCGTATGAAGAGTATATTAACACTATCTATCCCGAAGATCGTAAGAGACTCGAAACAATTTTTGACGAGTCTGTAAAAAACAAAGTACCTTATGATATCGTTCACCGCCTTTTGATGAACGATGGACGGATTAAATATGTTCAAGAACGGGGTAAAACCATCTATGATGAGGATGGAAATCCGATTCGTAGCATTGGAACGGTACAAGATATCACCGAGCAAAAAAATATTCAAAAAAAAATCGAACATATGGCACATCATGATGCTCTAACGGGATTACCGAATCTCGCTTTAGCAAAAATGCATACCGAAAAGATTATTGAAAAAGGGAAATCGCTAGATAATAAAGTTGCTATTCTCTTTATCGACCTCGATGGTTTTAAGTCGATCAATGATTCTTTGGGGCATTCATTAGGAGATTTGGTACTTAAAATGGTCGCTTCGCGTTTGATGGAAGTGACAGGGATAAACGATATCCTCAGTCGCCAAGGGGGAGATGAATTTTTATTGATTTGCTCTGATATCAAAGATGTGGGTGAAGTGATAAATATTTCCGAAAAACTTCTCCATGTTTTTGAAGAATCTTTTCATGTTCATAACCATTTTTTATCTTTGTCTGCTTCGGTTGGGATATCTCTTTATCCTGATCATGGGGAAAGTTTTGAAGTACTTCTTCAAAGTGCCGATACCGCAATGTACAAAGCGAAAGAGCAGGGAAAAAACGGATATTGTTTTTATACTCAGCAAATGAATCATAATATGATTGGGCAATTCAAACTTGTAAACGATCTGAAAACGGCATTGAAACGAGAAGAATTCATTCTCCATTATCAGCCACAAATCGAGTTAAGTAGTAAACGTATTATGGGTGTTGAAGCCCTTATCCGTTGGAATCATCCCCAATTAGGGATGATATCTCCGATGAGTTTTATTCCGATTGCTGAATCCAGCGGTCAAATCGTCCAAATCGGTCAGTGGGTTATTGAAGAGGCGTGTACTCAAGCAGCTCTTTGGCATCAAAATGGGATAGAAATTAGTGTGGCTGTTAATATTTCTGCCGTTCAATTTAGACGTGGTAATCTCGAATCGGTCATCATTAAAGCACTTATTAATTCAGGATTAAATCCTAAATTTTTAGAGTTAGAACTCACAGAATCAATTATGATGCAAGATATTGAGAGTACCCTTGAAACTGTCCATAATCTAAAAGCTTTGGGGATTCAATTCTCTATCGATGATTTTGGTACGGGATATTCGTCTCTTGCATATCTCAAACGTTTTGCTGTTGATAAGCTCAAGATTGACCAGTCATTTGTTCGAGATATCGTCCAAGATCAAGAAGATGCAGCTATCGTCAATACCATTATTCAAATGGCAAAAAATCTTAATCTTAAAACGATTGCAGAGGGTGTAGAAGTTAAAGAGGTATTAGATATATTGGAACGTTATGGGTGTGATGAGGTGCAGGGGTATTATTTTGCTAAACCGATGGATGCTAAAGCATTTGAAGAGTATGTAGCGCAAAGATAA
- the groL gene encoding chaperonin GroEL (60 kDa chaperone family; promotes refolding of misfolded polypeptides especially under stressful conditions; forms two stacked rings of heptamers to form a barrel-shaped 14mer; ends can be capped by GroES; misfolded proteins enter the barrel where they are refolded when GroES binds), with the protein MAKEIHFSDDARNKLAAGVQKLTDAVKVTMGPRGRNVLIQRSYGAPLITKDGVSVAKEVELKDVLENMGAQLVKEVASNTADEAGDGTTTATILANAIFREGLRNITAGANPIEVKRGMDKATEAILTELKTASRIINDKKEIAQVATISANSDERIGAMIAEAMDKVGRDGVITVEEAKGINDELDVVEGMQFDRGYLSPYFINNSEKMTVELDHPFILLFDQKISNLKDLLPVLEQVQKTSRPLLIIAEDVDGEALATLVVNKLRGVLNITAVKAPGFGDRRKAMLQDIAILTRAQLISEEIGRTLDSATIADLGQASRVVINKDNTTIVDGAGDKAMVEMRIKEIRTQIEATTSEYDKEKLQERLAKLAGGVAVIKVGAATETEMKEKKDRVDDALSATKAAVEEGIVIGGGAALIRAAAKVKHDLSGDQKIGWEIILRAITAPVKQIAENAGYDAGVVVNTIVSATNENIGFNAATGEYVDMFEAGIIDPLKVERVALTNATSVSSMLLTTEATIHEIKEDKPMPDMSGMGGGMPGMGM; encoded by the coding sequence ATGGCAAAAGAAATCCATTTTTCAGATGATGCTCGTAATAAACTCGCTGCAGGGGTACAAAAGCTCACTGACGCGGTAAAAGTAACGATGGGACCACGCGGACGAAATGTCCTTATACAACGCAGTTATGGCGCACCGCTTATTACCAAAGACGGTGTATCGGTTGCCAAAGAGGTAGAACTCAAAGATGTTTTGGAAAATATGGGGGCTCAACTCGTTAAAGAGGTTGCTTCCAACACAGCAGACGAAGCGGGAGATGGTACGACTACGGCAACTATCCTTGCAAATGCAATTTTTCGTGAAGGTCTTCGCAATATCACGGCAGGGGCAAATCCTATCGAAGTAAAACGGGGTATGGATAAAGCTACTGAAGCGATTTTGACAGAGCTTAAAACGGCTTCACGCATCATCAACGATAAAAAAGAGATCGCACAAGTGGCAACCATCTCTGCAAACTCCGATGAGCGTATCGGTGCGATGATCGCTGAAGCGATGGATAAAGTGGGTCGTGATGGTGTTATCACCGTTGAAGAAGCCAAAGGGATCAACGACGAACTCGACGTGGTCGAGGGGATGCAGTTTGACCGTGGTTACCTCAGCCCGTATTTTATCAACAACTCAGAAAAAATGACCGTTGAACTCGATCATCCGTTTATCTTGTTGTTCGATCAAAAAATCTCGAATCTCAAAGATTTGCTTCCTGTATTGGAACAAGTACAAAAAACATCACGCCCTCTTCTCATTATCGCAGAAGATGTCGATGGTGAAGCGTTGGCAACATTGGTTGTTAACAAATTACGCGGTGTACTCAACATCACAGCGGTTAAAGCTCCCGGATTCGGTGATCGTCGTAAAGCGATGCTCCAAGATATCGCTATTTTGACCCGTGCTCAACTGATTTCAGAAGAGATTGGACGAACACTCGACAGTGCAACTATCGCTGATCTGGGTCAAGCGTCACGTGTAGTCATCAACAAAGACAACACCACTATCGTAGATGGTGCAGGTGATAAAGCAATGGTTGAGATGCGTATCAAAGAGATTCGTACCCAAATCGAAGCAACCACCAGCGAATACGATAAAGAGAAACTTCAAGAGCGTTTGGCAAAACTTGCCGGCGGTGTTGCGGTTATCAAAGTCGGTGCGGCAACCGAAACCGAAATGAAAGAGAAAAAAGACCGCGTAGACGATGCGCTCTCAGCGACCAAAGCGGCAGTTGAAGAGGGGATCGTTATCGGTGGCGGTGCGGCATTAATCCGTGCGGCGGCAAAAGTGAAGCATGACCTCAGCGGCGATCAAAAAATCGGATGGGAGATTATCCTCCGTGCGATTACTGCTCCTGTGAAACAAATCGCTGAAAATGCGGGATACGATGCGGGTGTTGTCGTTAACACTATCGTTAGTGCAACCAATGAGAATATCGGATTCAATGCCGCTACGGGTGAATACGTCGATATGTTTGAAGCAGGAATCATCGATCCACTCAAAGTGGAGCGTGTAGCATTGACCAATGCAACGTCGGTATCGAGTATGCTTCTCACTACCGAAGCAACAATCCATGAGATTAAAGAAGATAAACCTATGCCGGATATGAGCGGTATGGGTGGAGGCATGCCTGGAATGGGTATGTAA
- the groES gene encoding co-chaperone GroES → MNFQPLGKRVLVQRLEESSTTASGIIIPDNAKEKPSQGTVVAVSDKVSNVEVGNVVVFGKYSGTELTLEGKTYLVITTSDLLGIIK, encoded by the coding sequence ATGAATTTTCAACCACTTGGAAAACGAGTCTTGGTTCAACGTCTCGAAGAATCATCAACAACTGCATCAGGTATCATTATTCCTGATAATGCTAAAGAAAAACCTTCTCAAGGGACTGTTGTTGCGGTAAGCGATAAAGTTAGCAATGTAGAGGTTGGTAATGTCGTTGTTTTCGGTAAGTATTCAGGAACCGAATTAACACTTGAAGGTAAAACCTATTTGGTTATTACTACAAGTGATTTACTCGGAATTATTAAATAA
- a CDS encoding type II toxin-antitoxin system RelE/ParE family toxin, which translates to MKQSRQRILAKVKAYIETLTDNPRKGRLNDDGNRELIHQGYTIPYLIDGDNIVILFIQAQPQPIISIQMIHILNCRRLLWSSGSISR; encoded by the coding sequence GTGAAGCAAAGCCGCCAAAGAATTTTAGCTAAAGTTAAAGCCTACATCGAGACGTTAACCGATAACCCCCGCAAAGGACGGTTAAACGATGATGGAAACCGAGAGCTAATACACCAAGGCTATACTATCCCTTATTTGATCGATGGGGATAATATAGTGATTTTGTTCATTCAAGCCCAACCACAGCCCATCATTAGCATCCAAATGATCCATATCCTGAATTGTAGAAGATTGTTGTGGAGCAGTGGTTCTATAAGCAGATAG
- a CDS encoding porin family protein, with product MKKIVSGIVLLTSVLAFAGENSSGFYVGAGVGNTSYSDDGFTKALDVTSKANTDDSGTIGYLGYQFNNIVGIEASYIDYGKFANGSNGFSQEPKNMNFAANVGYSFLDGQLRPYVVAGLGYLKANWKNLPYYASKLSDSAVSFHYGLGLQYEPDFLHGLGVRVAYVADAYVASLDTGSTSETYTQVLGLGYIGLQYKF from the coding sequence GTGAAAAAAATCGTTTCAGGTATCGTGTTATTAACATCTGTATTGGCGTTTGCCGGTGAAAATTCATCTGGATTTTATGTTGGAGCGGGTGTAGGAAATACGAGTTATAGTGATGATGGTTTTACTAAAGCTCTTGATGTGACCAGTAAAGCAAATACAGATGATTCGGGAACTATCGGTTATTTGGGATATCAGTTTAACAATATAGTTGGAATCGAAGCATCTTATATCGATTATGGTAAATTTGCTAACGGAAGCAATGGATTTTCTCAAGAGCCGAAAAATATGAATTTTGCTGCTAATGTCGGCTACTCATTTTTAGATGGTCAGCTTCGTCCTTATGTTGTTGCGGGATTAGGTTATCTTAAAGCGAACTGGAAAAACCTCCCTTACTATGCAAGTAAATTAAGTGATTCAGCGGTTTCATTTCATTATGGGCTTGGACTTCAGTACGAACCGGATTTTTTACATGGGTTAGGGGTTCGTGTAGCGTATGTTGCTGATGCATATGTTGCATCATTGGATACTGGTTCTACAAGTGAAACATATACCCAAGTCCTAGGTCTTGGTTATATTGGTCTTCAGTACAAATTCTAG